One Kribbella sp. NBC_00662 genomic region harbors:
- a CDS encoding helix-turn-helix transcriptional regulator gives MTDTMATPLQGSSRLTIAELCAELGISKSTFYEWRTKGVAPKCIKLPNGEIRIRRTELERWLDALEEAA, from the coding sequence ATGACTGACACGATGGCGACGCCGCTTCAAGGCAGCAGCCGCTTGACGATTGCAGAGCTATGCGCGGAGCTTGGCATCTCGAAATCGACCTTCTACGAGTGGCGTACTAAGGGCGTCGCTCCAAAGTGCATCAAGCTTCCGAACGGCGAGATCCGCATCCGCCGGACTGAGCTGGAGCGGTGGCTCGACGCGTTGGAGGAGGCCGCCTGA
- a CDS encoding tyrosine-type recombinase/integrase, whose protein sequence is METTFDVRISEKIQTNTLARGRHSYTVRWRVAKEPFKKNFGNLTLAKSERSRLMSAVGRGEAFYIDTGRPISEARTLSKVTFYEVSCEYVDANWPRAAANTRRSIADALVAVTPVMLKGRKSGPDAKALRKALQNWAFNTAHRERASDEVRALLTWVERGSRPFADLAKADVIRATLGAVGSKLDGKPASSTYAARRRAVLWNLCEFGVEKGYLSANPISTVKWSRPKRSGGTEVVDPATVPNPQQAEALLDAVGSLPGSGPRLKAFFGSMYYAALRPGEAVELSESNLRIPSAGRGRLFLTGSTPWAGGSWTVSGDERDARQLKHREIGAGRWTPCPSKLTALLHWHLETYGVDRDGHLFWGQRGGLVPGKTYQAAWGAARVAALGEDLARTSNLARRPYDLRHAAVSTWLASGVEAKRVAEWAGQSLEVLMRIYAKVLDGLEEEAMERIDSFLLG, encoded by the coding sequence ATGGAGACGACCTTCGACGTGCGGATCTCCGAGAAGATTCAGACGAACACCCTTGCTCGTGGCAGACACAGCTACACCGTCCGGTGGCGCGTCGCCAAGGAGCCGTTCAAGAAGAACTTCGGCAACTTGACGCTTGCTAAGAGTGAGCGTTCGAGGCTGATGAGTGCGGTCGGACGCGGGGAGGCGTTCTACATTGATACGGGCCGACCGATCTCCGAGGCGCGCACCCTGAGCAAGGTGACGTTCTACGAGGTCTCTTGCGAATATGTAGACGCCAACTGGCCTCGGGCGGCGGCCAACACCAGGCGGAGCATCGCCGACGCTTTAGTTGCCGTGACTCCAGTCATGTTGAAGGGTCGCAAGTCAGGTCCAGACGCCAAGGCCTTGCGGAAAGCACTGCAAAACTGGGCCTTCAATACTGCCCATCGTGAGCGGGCGAGTGATGAGGTGCGGGCTCTACTGACCTGGGTCGAGCGCGGGAGCCGGCCGTTTGCGGACCTGGCGAAGGCGGACGTTATCCGTGCCACCTTGGGCGCTGTTGGGAGCAAGCTTGACGGAAAGCCCGCGTCATCCACGTACGCCGCCCGCAGGCGGGCTGTCCTCTGGAACTTGTGCGAATTCGGTGTCGAGAAGGGCTATCTCTCCGCGAACCCCATCAGCACTGTCAAGTGGTCGCGGCCGAAGCGCAGTGGCGGAACCGAGGTAGTCGATCCGGCGACCGTGCCTAACCCACAGCAGGCGGAGGCCCTGCTTGACGCCGTTGGGAGTCTGCCTGGTAGCGGGCCACGGTTGAAGGCGTTCTTCGGGAGCATGTACTACGCAGCCTTGCGACCTGGCGAGGCCGTCGAGCTGTCTGAGTCCAACCTCCGCATTCCCAGTGCGGGCCGAGGAAGACTGTTCTTGACCGGGTCTACCCCCTGGGCCGGCGGGTCGTGGACTGTTAGTGGCGACGAGCGCGATGCGCGCCAGCTGAAGCATCGTGAGATCGGGGCAGGGCGCTGGACCCCGTGCCCATCGAAGCTCACAGCACTCCTCCACTGGCATCTGGAGACATATGGCGTGGACCGGGATGGACACTTGTTCTGGGGACAGCGAGGGGGCTTAGTGCCTGGAAAGACCTACCAAGCTGCATGGGGCGCTGCACGCGTCGCGGCTCTTGGAGAAGACCTGGCTCGGACATCGAACCTCGCAAGAAGACCATACGATCTGAGACATGCGGCCGTCTCAACGTGGCTCGCCAGTGGTGTTGAAGCGAAGCGAGTTGCCGAGTGGGCGGGCCAGTCCCTCGAAGTGCTCATGCGGATCTACGCCAAGGTTCTCGATGGCCTAGAGGAGGAAGCAATGGAGCGGATCGACAGCTTCCTATTGGGCTAG
- a CDS encoding DNA-processing protein DprA, translated as MVNIDPVDSVQLEKAAVVALLRQPKVRWSDVATDILECGSARRALESRMGVADALFQVGNLDEVLGEAASDVAAWEAEGIGVHAFFEDSYPAQLRDIHQLPPILFTRGSLTDDRRSIAVVGTRKATQRGIEIAKTVATTLAKNNVTVVSGLASGIDTAAHEAALSAGGRTVSVIGTGIRRSYPAENKSLQETICREGLVISQFWPDAPPTKQSFPMRNAVMSGYAAATVVIEAPWKSGARIQARLALQHGRPVVMPDDLLQHDWAREYATYPGVYVVKDPAELLARVDKLIAEADPDLERLQELARLAI; from the coding sequence ATGGTTAACATCGACCCTGTGGACTCAGTACAGCTGGAGAAGGCAGCAGTTGTGGCTCTCCTGCGCCAGCCCAAGGTTCGTTGGTCTGACGTTGCGACCGACATCCTTGAGTGTGGAAGCGCGAGGCGTGCGCTCGAGTCGCGAATGGGTGTAGCTGACGCTCTATTCCAGGTCGGGAACCTAGATGAGGTACTTGGAGAGGCTGCGAGTGACGTAGCGGCTTGGGAGGCCGAAGGGATCGGCGTCCATGCGTTCTTCGAGGACAGTTATCCTGCGCAGCTCCGAGACATCCACCAGCTGCCCCCGATCCTATTCACCCGCGGGAGTTTGACCGACGATCGTAGGTCGATTGCTGTCGTTGGCACTCGGAAGGCGACGCAGCGCGGCATTGAGATCGCGAAGACAGTTGCGACGACGCTAGCGAAAAATAACGTGACTGTCGTCAGCGGTTTGGCCTCTGGTATCGACACCGCTGCTCATGAGGCGGCTCTCAGTGCTGGCGGGCGCACTGTGTCCGTCATCGGTACTGGAATCAGGCGGTCGTATCCTGCCGAGAACAAGTCTCTTCAAGAGACGATCTGTAGAGAAGGATTGGTGATCAGCCAATTCTGGCCAGATGCTCCGCCTACAAAGCAGAGCTTTCCTATGCGGAACGCAGTGATGAGCGGCTACGCCGCCGCGACCGTTGTAATCGAGGCCCCATGGAAGTCGGGTGCCCGGATACAGGCTCGTCTAGCACTGCAGCACGGCCGGCCTGTCGTCATGCCGGACGATCTGCTGCAGCACGACTGGGCGAGAGAGTACGCGACCTATCCAGGCGTCTACGTTGTAAAAGATCCTGCTGAGCTCTTGGCGCGAGTCGACAAGCTAATTGCAGAGGCGGACCCAGATCTGGAGCGTCTGCAGGAGCTAGCCCGCCTTGCCATCTAG